ACTGGTGCCATGATCGAATCGGTACCCATGACCCGCGCGGGCTACAACAAGATCAAAGCCGAAATCGAACGCCTGGAAGTCGAGATGGCGGCTTGCACCGATCGGATTGCCGAAGCACGTGCCGAAGGCGATTTGAAGGAGAACGCCGAGTACCATGCCCAGCGTGAAAACCAAGGCATGATCGCGGCCAAGATCTCGCAACACAAAGACAAGATCGCGCGCGCCACGATCATCGATATGGCCACCCTGCCCAAGGACGAAGTTGTCTTTGGATGCACCGTCACGGTTGAAGACGTGGCGTATGGCGACGAAGAACAGTTTACGTTGGTCGGCGCCGGCGAAGACGACGTCAACGCCGGCAAGGTGTTGGTGACCAGCCCATTCGGCCAAGGCTTGATCGGCAAGAAGGTCGGCGAGACGGCTGAGATCGATGCGCCGGCGGGTAAGCTGAAGTTCAAAATCTTAAAGATCGAGTTCTTGGATTGATGTCTGACGAATCCGCCGACCCTGAAGCCGAACGGGAACCCGAACTCGAATCGGTTTCACCGGAACAACCAACGACCCCATCGCCGACTTCGCCGCCCCAGCCGCCAACGAAAGGCGATGATGGCCCTGGTTGGATGCCGGCGATCTTGGCCGCGACCGCGCTGATGGGCATCGCCGGCTTTGTGTTCTGTGGATTCTCGACTTGGTTGCTGTTTCAAAAACGAACCGAGTTTGCGATCCGGACGCTTCGCGATGCGTACATCCCCGAACTGGAACAGAGCCTGCTGGAGCCTGACGAGAAGCAACTGGTGATCAAACAGGTCACCCGGTTGGTCGATGAGATGCAGCGTGGCAAATACGAGAACTGGCAATCCGCGGGAATCCTGCAACGGCTACAGCGATTGCCGGTGATCCAGTGGGGTGAACTGTACGCCGTCGATGCCGCAGCAACGAAGAACGCGTCGCCCGAAGTGGCGGCCGAAACGTCGAAACAGTTGTCGCGATTGCGGCGATCGGTCGAAGTCGGGAAGACGACGTCGTTCGATTTCGAAGACGTTTTAACACCGGTCTACATTGCCGATAGCACTCGCCCCGGTGGCCACCGACTACAGCAACCGATCGACGTCGATGCGATCATCGATGTCGTCCAACGGGCCAGACTGGTGGCGGATCGCGAAAAGGTTCCGGACGAGAGTTTTTCGAATGCGCGGATCGAAGCGATCGTCCGCGAACAAATCAACGCGGGTGTGGCCGACGGCGGCTTTTAGCGCCCCGATTGCCGGTGCGCTAGAGTCCAATGGTCTGGCGGAGTGTTCGTCTTGTACACGACGCCCGGGAATGTGGATGAAGCACTAGGAATATCGAAGTTGTCTGAACGAAAAGTGGTCATCGTAGGGGCCGGCCCCGGCGGATTGGCGGCGGCGATGCAATTGGCTCACGCCGGTTGTGATGTCACGGTCTTGGAAAAGAGCGACCGAGTTGGCGGTCGCACGTCGGCGATCGAAGCCGACGGATTCCGGTTCGACTGTGGGCCCACGTTCTTTTTGTATCCCCGCGTGCTGTCGGAGATCTTCGCCTCGGTCGGCCGCGACTTGATGGACGAAGTCCCGATGACTCGACTGGATCCCCAATATCGGTTGACGTTTGCGCAAGGCGGCCAGCTCGACTGTACCGCCGACATGGACGAAATGGATCGCCAGATCGCGAAGATCTCGCCCGCCGACGTCGGTGCCCTGCGTCGGTACATGGACGACAACCGCGTGAAGTTGGCCAAGTTCCGGCCGATCCTAGAATCGCCGTTCAGCTCCGTCACCGACTTGATACGCCCTTCCCTGTTGCCCGCGGCGCGGCATCTGCATCCGATGCGTTCCCTGGGCACCGAATTAGAACGGTACTTCGACGATCCTCGTTTGGTGATCGCGTTCGCGTTCCAAGCCAAGTACTTGGGCATGTCTCCGTTTCAGTGCCCGAGCCTGTTCAGCATCCTTTCGTTTTTGGAATACGAATACGGCGTTTGGCATCCGCAAGGCGGCTGCAGTCGGGTCAGCGAACGGATGGCCGAAATCGCGGAATCCATGGGCGTCAAGATTCGATTGAACGAAGCGGTCACGTCGGTGGAACTGGTGGGCAAGCGTTTAAAGACACTTCACACCGACGTCGATCGTTATGACGCCGATTCGTTCGTCGTCAACGCCGACTTTGCTCACTGGATGACGAAGACGATTCCGAATGCGTCGCGAAAGCGATGGAGCGACGAGAAACTGGCTGGCAAGAAATACTCGTGCAGCACCTTCATGCTTTACCTGGGCATCGAAGGGATTTATGCCGACCTTCCTCATCACAGCATTCACATTGCCAACGACTATGAAAAAAATCTGCGCGAGATCGAAGTCGAGCATGTGCTCAGCAGCGACCCGTCGTTCTATGTTCAAAACGCCTCGGTGACGGATGTGTCGCTGGCACCACCCGGCCACAGCGCTTTGTATGTCCTGGTCCCCGTCACGCACCAACACCCCAATGTCGACTGGAGCGTCGAATCCGATCGCTTCCGCGAATTGACACTCGACAAGTTGGCCGCGATCGGGCTGACCGATATCCGCGACCGTATTCGGTTCGAGCATCGGATCACGCCGCACGACTGGGAACACAAGTACGCGATCTACAAAGGCGCCACATTCAACTTGGCGCACAACTTGGGGCAGATGCTGCACAAGCGACCGCACAACCGCTTCGAAGAGCTCGACGGTGTCTATTTGGTCGGCGGCGGTACCCATCCAGGCAGCGGGCTACCAGTGATCTACGAATCGAGTCGGATCTCCAGTCGGCTGCTACTGAACGATCTCGGCGTCAACACGGACTTCATCGAAGAAGCGGCCGCGGTCGGCGCTTAGCAGCCTGTTGAAAAAAGGGTCTACCTCTCCGACGCTTCGAATTCACAATGTTTCAGCAACGTCCCCAAAGGGCCAGAGCCCTTTTTCAACAGGCCGTTAGCCCACCGGATCACTTGATCGTCCTGAACACCATATACCGTGCGACGGCGTCGCGGGACATCGTCGGCAAAGCAGCAGGTGGGATTTAAGGCAGCATGTCGATGACGCGCTGCAGATCGTCAGGGATCGGCGCCTCGAACGTCATTGGCTTGCCGGTCTGTGGATTCACTATCGTCAACTTGCGCGCGTGCAGCGCTTGTCGATTCAACACGACGGTTTTGTCGGACTCGTCTCGCTTGCCAAGCTTCAGCGAAGACTCACTCACTTCGCTGTGCCCGCCATAAAGCTTGTCGCACAAAATCGGCGAGCGAATGTGAGCCAAGTGAACTCGCAATTGGTGCGTGCGTCCCGTCTTGGGCAACAACCGCACTTGCACGAATCGGCCGTGACGCGAAATCACTTCATAGAACGTTGACGCAGGCTTGCTGGTCACGTGTCCGTCGCGAATCGCCATTTTGTCGCGCTGGTAAGGGTGGCGACCGATGGGCGCGTCGATGATGTCTCGGTCGCGATCCAGCGGCGCGTTGGTGATCGCGTAATATTCCTTTTCGGTCGAACGATCAGCAAATTGGGCCGACAAATGCACGTGGACCGCATTGGTTTTCGCTACCACGATCACACCAGACGTGTCCCGGTCCAACCGGTGGACAATGCCGGGGCGCGTTGGGCCACCGACGTCCGAAAGTGATTGAAACCGATACGCCAGCGCGCTGGTCAACGTGCCGGTCCAATTTCCTCGCGCGGGGTGGACGACCATGCCGGGTGGTTTGTTGATGACGACCATCCCGTCGTCTTCGTACAACACGTCCAGCGGTATATTTTCGGGGACCGTGTCGTCGGTCGGCAGCGGCGGAACGCGAAATCGAACCCGCTGGCCCTCTTTGAGCTTTAAACTGGGACGACAAACGCGACCATCGACTTCCGCGCCATCGTCCTGGACGGCGGCTCGGATTTGTGTGCGGCTGTAACCATCACAGCTTTGCGTCAGAAAGAGATCAACGCGATCGCCGTCCGCCGATTCGGGCACGACAAAGTCGCGATACACGGTTTCAGCAACCACCGCTTCACCGTCGACTTCTTCGACGTCGTCGTTGCTGTTGTCTTCCGATTCGTCATCCGTGCGAGTTTGGTTCCGCGGTCGATCATCGCCGCGCCGGTTACTCGGCACTGGCGGCTTCAGTCTTGGCTTCAGGCGCGGCAGAGTCGAGCTCAGCGGCGTCAGACTCAGCGGCTTCAGACTCAGCGGCGTCCGATTCGGCTTCGGCTTTCACGCCCGTGGCCGCGTCTTCATCCGACGGCAGATCAAGTCCTTCGTCGGACTCCATCACGTCGGAATTGGTGCCACCGGGAAGATCCAGATCGGGCAGGTCCAAGTCCGGCAGATCGGGCAATGCTTCGCTGCCAGGTAAAGACGGCGGCAGGGACGGATCGGCGGGCGAGAAATCTTGGTCGGCGAACCAAGCCAAGAATTCTTTCGTTTTCGGTTTCTCCAAAGCCGCGATGCGTTCCTCGGCCTTCTCGGTCATCTGATCCGATTCGGCGATGCCGATGGTTTTGCGATACTGTTCGATCGCCTTGTCCAGTTCGCCCAGCGATTCGTAAGTGCGAGCCAGACCGAAGTGGGCACGGGACATCAACAGTGGATCTTTGCTGCCGACGAGCGACTCGTCGTAAGCCACTTTGGCATCGTCAAGCAATCGCTTGGCGTTATCGCGGTCCGTGAACAGTGCGTCCACGCCGTCGGAAAGCAATTGGTTGGCTTCGTAGATTTTTGCCCACTCGCCGGCCAGCGTGCCCGGAAACTTCTCGCTGACGTCGGCCAGGACTTCGGTGTCCTTGCCATTCATCGCTTCCATCAACTCGAAAGTCGAATAGCTGCGTTTGCTGGTTTGTTCGCTGTTGTAAAGCATCCAGGCCAACCCAGCCACGATCAGACCACCGACGACGACTGCGATCATCTTGGAGTGGGGTTCGATGAAGCGATTGATGCGATCGAGATAGATCGCAAGGTCGTTTTGTTGCAGTTCGTGACGTCGATCGTTCATGATCTTCCGTGGACTTCGATCAGTTGGACAGGGAGTTTCGAGCCCGGAAGTATAGAAATACCATGACTTTAGCGTCAAGGCGGAAGCCGACAGTTCCGGCGCCGTTTCCGCTCAAAACACCCTCGAAGCTTTGTGTGTCAACGAAAAGCGGGCAGCCTTGGCAGGCTGCCCGCAATGTAACGATCAGTCGTTTGTGGTCAAACGCGATTAAGCGTTGACTTTGCGACGGCGACGATAGGTCGTCACGCCGAATGCACAGGCTCCGAATGCGAAGATCGCAAGCGAAGCGGGTTCTGGTACAGCGTTGGCACTTTGCATGCCCGAAAGCGTGACCGTTCCACCGGGGATCCAGTCCCATCCGCCATTGTTTACCGGGACCGATGATGTCGCGATCAGTGTGAAGAAGAAGCTGTCGGGGCCCAAGACGCTGGTGTACGACGCGATCGGCGCGTGAACGAAGTTCAGGTCGAAGGCGTGGGACTGTGAAACACCGCCCGCGAAGCTGTAGGAACCGACCGTAACGCCGTTGATGCGAGCGTCAAACGTGTTGATGATGCCCGGGTTGGTGAAGTCGGACATGCTGAATTGCCAACGCGAGCTGGTGGTGTTGGCCAGTCCTGTGTTGCCGAAGGTCTCTTCGACGTAGTCACCAATGTTGGCGTGGTTTCCGGTGCCACCAGCACCCAAAACACCGTTTCCGGTAAAGCCGTCACGAACGAACGAATTTTCGGTCGGGAAGCCAACCGAAGCCGTCGCCATCACGCCGGCTTGAGACTGCGCGGCGGTCATCACCAACAAAGCGACGCAGACCAACGCGGCTGAAAGGGAACGTATCATGCTAGAAATTCTCGATGTAAGGTTTGTTCTCAGCCCCCGTGAGGGGCTAACAAACCAATGCTCGTTCAAGGATTTTCAAAACACAATACAAAAACCCACTACTTTCCGCAAAATCCCCAGAACCCCTATCTTTCCACGCGAGCATTCCCCGTTTGGAAGAAAATGGACGAGCATTCGTTAACGAAGTGCCATCTCTGGCTCGGGTTGGCAACAGGCAACGGGCGGCCCTTGTGGGACCACCCGTGTCGTTATTTGCCGTGGTTTCGTCGATCTCAGACGGTCATTTTGCGACGGCGACGATAGGTCGTCACACCGAATGCACAGGCACCGAATGCGAAGATCGCAAGCGAAGCC
The sequence above is a segment of the Rubripirellula tenax genome. Coding sequences within it:
- a CDS encoding phytoene desaturase, translating into MSERKVVIVGAGPGGLAAAMQLAHAGCDVTVLEKSDRVGGRTSAIEADGFRFDCGPTFFLYPRVLSEIFASVGRDLMDEVPMTRLDPQYRLTFAQGGQLDCTADMDEMDRQIAKISPADVGALRRYMDDNRVKLAKFRPILESPFSSVTDLIRPSLLPAARHLHPMRSLGTELERYFDDPRLVIAFAFQAKYLGMSPFQCPSLFSILSFLEYEYGVWHPQGGCSRVSERMAEIAESMGVKIRLNEAVTSVELVGKRLKTLHTDVDRYDADSFVVNADFAHWMTKTIPNASRKRWSDEKLAGKKYSCSTFMLYLGIEGIYADLPHHSIHIANDYEKNLREIEVEHVLSSDPSFYVQNASVTDVSLAPPGHSALYVLVPVTHQHPNVDWSVESDRFRELTLDKLAAIGLTDIRDRIRFEHRITPHDWEHKYAIYKGATFNLAHNLGQMLHKRPHNRFEELDGVYLVGGGTHPGSGLPVIYESSRISSRLLLNDLGVNTDFIEEAAAVGA
- a CDS encoding tetratricopeptide repeat protein gives rise to the protein MNDRRHELQQNDLAIYLDRINRFIEPHSKMIAVVVGGLIVAGLAWMLYNSEQTSKRSYSTFELMEAMNGKDTEVLADVSEKFPGTLAGEWAKIYEANQLLSDGVDALFTDRDNAKRLLDDAKVAYDESLVGSKDPLLMSRAHFGLARTYESLGELDKAIEQYRKTIGIAESDQMTEKAEERIAALEKPKTKEFLAWFADQDFSPADPSLPPSLPGSEALPDLPDLDLPDLDLPGGTNSDVMESDEGLDLPSDEDAATGVKAEAESDAAESEAAESDAAELDSAAPEAKTEAASAE
- a CDS encoding PEP-CTERM sorting domain-containing protein, with the translated sequence MIRSLSAALVCVALLVMTAAQSQAGVMATASVGFPTENSFVRDGFTGNGVLGAGGTGNHANIGDYVEETFGNTGLANTTSSRWQFSMSDFTNPGIINTFDARINGVTVGSYSFAGGVSQSHAFDLNFVHAPIASYTSVLGPDSFFFTLIATSSVPVNNGGWDWIPGGTVTLSGMQSANAVPEPASLAIFAFGACAFGVTTYRRRRKVNA
- a CDS encoding RluA family pseudouridine synthase, with the translated sequence MYRDFVVPESADGDRVDLFLTQSCDGYSRTQIRAAVQDDGAEVDGRVCRPSLKLKEGQRVRFRVPPLPTDDTVPENIPLDVLYEDDGMVVINKPPGMVVHPARGNWTGTLTSALAYRFQSLSDVGGPTRPGIVHRLDRDTSGVIVVAKTNAVHVHLSAQFADRSTEKEYYAITNAPLDRDRDIIDAPIGRHPYQRDKMAIRDGHVTSKPASTFYEVISRHGRFVQVRLLPKTGRTHQLRVHLAHIRSPILCDKLYGGHSEVSESSLKLGKRDESDKTVVLNRQALHARKLTIVNPQTGKPMTFEAPIPDDLQRVIDMLP
- the greA gene encoding transcription elongation factor GreA encodes the protein MIESVPMTRAGYNKIKAEIERLEVEMAACTDRIAEARAEGDLKENAEYHAQRENQGMIAAKISQHKDKIARATIIDMATLPKDEVVFGCTVTVEDVAYGDEEQFTLVGAGEDDVNAGKVLVTSPFGQGLIGKKVGETAEIDAPAGKLKFKILKIEFLD